From the genome of Longispora fulva:
GAGTACCCCGGAACCACCACTGACCGCCACGATCCGCCAGATCGAACGCGCCGCCGGCTCGCTGGCCACGCAGAGCGTCGCCAAGATGGAGGACGAGCTCGGTTGGTTCCGGGAACTGCCCGCCGACCAGCGGTCCTGGGTCATGCTCGTCGCCCAGGCCGGCGTCCGGTCGTTCCTGGAGTGGCTGCGCGGCGAGGGCACCCCCGGCGAGGTCAGCGACGAGGTGTTCGACGCCGCGCCCCGCGAGCTGGCCCGGTCGATCACGCTGCAGCACACCGTCGCCCTGATCAAAGTCACGATCGACGTCGTCGAGGAGCAGGTCCCGCACCTGGCCGCCCCCGGCGAGGAGGCCGAGCTGCGGATGGCGGTGCTGCGGTTCTCCCGGGAGATCGCGTTCGCCGCCGCCCGGGTGTACGCGCGGGCCGCCGAGACCCGCGGCGCCTGGGACGCGCGCCTGCAGGCCCTGCTCGTGGACGCGCTGCTGCGCGGGGACTCCTCCGACGTGCTCGCCAGCCGAGCCGCCGCCCTGGGCTGGACGGACGCCAGCCCGGTGGCCGTGGCCGTGGGGCGCTCACCCGGCGGGGAGGCTAGCGCCGTTTTGCATGTTCTGCACCGCTACGCCCGGCGGATGGGCGTGGAGATCCTCGGCGGGGTGCACGGCGACCGGCTCGTCGTCGTCCTCGGCGGGGCCGCCGACCCCCTCGCCACGGCGGAGAAGCTGCTCGGCGGGTTCGGCGACGGGCCCGTCGTGGTCGGACCGGCCGTCGCGTCCCTGGACGAGGCCACCGAGTCGGCCCGGGCCGCACTGTCCGGTTTCCGGGCAGCCCCCGCCTGGCCCGCCGCCCCACGGCCGGTGGCGACGGCGGAGCTGCTGCCCGAGCGGGCCATCGCCGGCGACCCGGAGGCCCGGCGGATCCTGCGCACCGACATCTACGGCGCGCTCACCAAAGCCGGCGGGGAACTGCTGGACACCCTCGACGCGTTCTTCGCCGT
Proteins encoded in this window:
- a CDS encoding PucR family transcriptional regulator; translation: MSTPEPPLTATIRQIERAAGSLATQSVAKMEDELGWFRELPADQRSWVMLVAQAGVRSFLEWLRGEGTPGEVSDEVFDAAPRELARSITLQHTVALIKVTIDVVEEQVPHLAAPGEEAELRMAVLRFSREIAFAAARVYARAAETRGAWDARLQALLVDALLRGDSSDVLASRAAALGWTDASPVAVAVGRSPGGEASAVLHVLHRYARRMGVEILGGVHGDRLVVVLGGAADPLATAEKLLGGFGDGPVVVGPAVASLDEATESARAALSGFRAAPAWPAAPRPVATAELLPERAIAGDPEARRILRTDIYGALTKAGGELLDTLDAFFAVGGVLESAARQLFVHPNTVRYRLRRIAEVTGLSPMNPREAFALRVALTIGRLDPVGS